The proteins below come from a single Caenibius sp. WL genomic window:
- a CDS encoding DUF2322 family protein, whose product MLATIQPGTTFKDNLQHLPPVDGVERIDLIDENGAVAASIENQPGKQGSLAVYHYLKQAFGALNAEAAEHGLAVFAEHTADARNRPGAHPNVDRLLAIAAGGAPLRIEVIAASR is encoded by the coding sequence ATGCTGGCGACAATTCAACCGGGTACGACGTTCAAGGACAATCTTCAGCACTTGCCGCCCGTCGACGGCGTGGAACGCATCGACCTGATCGACGAGAACGGCGCCGTGGCCGCCAGCATCGAGAACCAGCCGGGCAAGCAAGGCTCGCTCGCCGTCTATCACTATCTCAAGCAGGCTTTTGGCGCTCTGAATGCGGAAGCGGCCGAACACGGCCTGGCCGTGTTTGCCGAACACACGGCGGATGCGCGCAACCGCCCGGGCGCACATCCCAATGTCGATCGCCTGCTTGCCATCGCCGCCGGCGGGGCGCCGCTGCGGATCGAAGTCATCGCCGCCAGCCGCTGA